The Actinomycetota bacterium genome window below encodes:
- the cobO gene encoding cob(I)yrinic acid a,c-diamide adenosyltransferase translates to MRLTGKGPKPEEYDRLAQVLWEQARPQGLVHLYTGNGKGKTTAALGLALRALGRDRKVVFIQFLKRTSVMTGEMVFAQKMDAPLTIMQFGASRFATKEEKQAVEDSGQTVERGWQVAREMASSIENDLVVLDEITHVIKNGLIPLEDLTSLVKNKARSVELVLTGRYAPPELLEVCDYVTEMREIKHPYHDGIKAREGTEF, encoded by the coding sequence ATGAGGCTGACAGGGAAAGGCCCTAAACCTGAAGAATACGACCGCCTGGCGCAGGTACTCTGGGAGCAGGCGCGTCCGCAGGGTCTTGTCCATCTTTATACAGGGAACGGCAAGGGCAAGACCACGGCGGCGCTGGGGCTGGCGCTCAGGGCGCTCGGGCGCGACCGGAAGGTAGTGTTCATCCAGTTCCTCAAGCGGACCTCGGTCATGACCGGCGAGATGGTCTTCGCCCAGAAGATGGACGCACCGCTCACCATCATGCAGTTCGGCGCCTCGCGCTTTGCCACCAAAGAGGAAAAGCAGGCGGTCGAGGACAGCGGCCAGACAGTCGAACGTGGCTGGCAGGTCGCCCGCGAGATGGCGTCCAGCATCGAGAACGACCTGGTCGTCCTCGATGAGATCACCCATGTCATCAAGAACGGGCTGATCCCTCTGGAAGACCTGACATCGCTGGTGAAGAACAAGGCCCGGTCGGTGGAGCTGGTCCTGACCGGCCGCTATGCCCCGCCGGAGCTACTGGAGGTTTGTGACTATGTCACGGAGATGCGGGAGATCAAACATCCGTATCACGATGGTATCAAAGCTCGTGAAGGGACCGAATTTTGA
- a CDS encoding threonine-phosphate decarboxylase, translated as MRKINDTRHDPGAGKTHDSRPEPISGEGHDTKPDLVVDPIVADAAAADASAAPAHGGRREEAARRYGIPKEELLDFSASINLLGPSPAALTAIRAAAVDLHYYPEESSAEFARLVAGYLGAFPDEIVPANGSIEAIYWLAAVVKPQRVLIIEPTFSEYRSACEAAGAVCDSFSLEEGEGFAFDAARLDPEGYDLVFLCNPNNPTGYLVPLDEVAALWRRCRSAGAGLVVDEAFMDFAGPEQSILTYGVFEGLYVLRSFTKSHALAGLRLGCLVAEAGFARHMRSVMPPWNVNSFALAAGGASLNDWDYMPRSRHENFAARGQLFADLEEIPGIEPLPSEANYLLCRLSNASSEELADSLGRQGILVRDCRSFPGLGDRYVRVAVRCERENYQLVSAVRKALG; from the coding sequence TTGAGGAAGATAAACGACACAAGGCATGACCCCGGGGCGGGGAAGACACACGATTCCAGACCTGAGCCCATTTCGGGAGAGGGGCACGATACAAAGCCTGACCTGGTGGTGGATCCAATAGTGGCCGATGCTGCGGCAGCGGACGCGAGCGCGGCTCCCGCCCACGGGGGAAGGCGGGAGGAAGCGGCCCGCCGCTACGGCATCCCCAAGGAGGAACTGCTGGACTTCAGCGCCAGTATCAACCTGCTGGGGCCGTCGCCGGCTGCCCTGACAGCTATCAGGGCCGCCGCGGTCGACCTGCATTATTATCCGGAAGAAAGCTCTGCTGAGTTCGCGCGGCTCGTTGCCGGATATCTGGGCGCGTTCCCCGACGAGATCGTTCCCGCCAACGGCAGCATCGAGGCCATCTACTGGCTTGCCGCGGTCGTAAAACCGCAACGGGTGCTGATAATCGAACCGACTTTTTCCGAATACCGCTCCGCCTGTGAGGCGGCGGGCGCGGTATGCGACTCATTTTCTCTGGAGGAAGGGGAAGGCTTCGCTTTCGACGCCGCCCGACTGGATCCCGAGGGCTATGACCTGGTCTTCCTCTGTAATCCCAACAATCCGACTGGCTACCTGGTGCCGCTCGATGAAGTGGCAGCGTTATGGCGGCGATGCCGGTCGGCTGGCGCCGGCCTGGTCGTGGATGAGGCTTTCATGGATTTCGCCGGGCCGGAGCAGTCGATCCTGACTTATGGCGTATTTGAAGGGCTTTATGTACTTCGTTCCTTCACAAAGTCGCACGCACTGGCGGGTCTGAGGCTGGGCTGCCTGGTGGCCGAGGCCGGCTTCGCCCGCCACATGCGGTCGGTGATGCCGCCCTGGAACGTCAACTCTTTCGCCCTGGCTGCCGGCGGCGCCTCTCTTAACGACTGGGATTACATGCCGCGCAGCCGGCACGAGAATTTCGCCGCCCGGGGTCAGCTGTTCGCCGACCTCGAGGAGATCCCCGGCATCGAACCGCTGCCGTCGGAGGCTAACTATCTTCTCTGCCGCCTGAGCAATGCCAGCTCCGAGGAGCTGGCCGACAGCCTGGGCCGGCAGGGGATACTTGTGCGAGACTGCCGCTCCTTCCCTGGACTGGGAGACCGGTATGTCCGGGTGGCGGTACGGTGCGAGCGCGAGAATTACCAGCTGGTGTCCGCTGTCAGGAAGGCGCTCGGATGA
- a CDS encoding cobyrinate a,c-diamide synthase produces the protein MTPLMIAGAASGVGKTTLAVGVMGAFRRRGFSVAPFKTGPDYIDPSYHLAVTGNPSRNLDTWLTSPEEAADIYKHGSSGFDVAVIEGAMGLFDGRSGAGDQCSSAEIARLTASAVVLVVDCARMARSLAPVLAGFAGFDPRLNLAGAILNNVGGAGHGRVLEAAAKEAGVPVLGIVPRRQDLGLSSRHLGLVPAGERQGSLEEVLVRIVNHVEENVDIDALLQLSWEEGDVSDGGAGKIAPGKEQAAAVSGSPAAPVSAAGQLLVPRVRLAVALDEAFSFYYMDSLEALRAAGAELLYFSPLRDEALPACDGLYLGGGYPEIFARELEANSSMRASVAAAAGSGLPTYAECGGLVYLCGSVETDGARHAMAGVLPMTARMTGRRQALGYVEATARRGNLLLAAGERVRGHEFHWSAVEWQDDRLAYDCFSGREQASRPEGYAGGNLLASYVHLHFAGNRAAAARFIDACAGVREVAADATA, from the coding sequence ATGACTCCACTGATGATAGCCGGTGCCGCCAGTGGCGTAGGCAAGACGACACTGGCTGTCGGCGTCATGGGTGCCTTTCGACGCCGGGGCTTCAGCGTCGCGCCTTTCAAGACCGGCCCCGATTACATCGATCCGAGTTACCACCTGGCGGTCACGGGGAACCCGTCGCGCAACTTGGATACCTGGCTGACTTCCCCGGAGGAAGCCGCTGATATCTATAAGCATGGCTCTTCAGGCTTCGATGTGGCTGTGATCGAGGGAGCGATGGGGCTTTTCGATGGCCGCTCGGGCGCAGGCGACCAGTGCAGCTCGGCTGAGATCGCCAGGCTTACCGCTAGCGCCGTCGTACTGGTTGTCGATTGTGCCCGGATGGCCCGCAGCCTGGCGCCGGTCCTCGCAGGTTTTGCGGGCTTCGACCCGCGGCTGAACCTTGCAGGGGCTATCCTCAACAATGTGGGCGGCGCCGGCCACGGCCGGGTCCTCGAAGCCGCCGCGAAGGAGGCTGGGGTTCCGGTGCTGGGAATCGTGCCGCGCCGTCAGGACCTGGGCCTCAGCTCAAGGCATCTGGGTCTGGTGCCTGCGGGGGAACGGCAGGGATCCCTGGAAGAAGTGCTGGTGCGGATCGTCAATCATGTGGAGGAGAACGTAGATATCGACGCACTGTTGCAGCTGAGCTGGGAAGAGGGTGACGTTTCTGACGGTGGCGCGGGAAAGATCGCACCGGGCAAGGAGCAGGCAGCCGCGGTCTCAGGATCACCTGCAGCGCCAGTATCGGCCGCCGGGCAGCTTCTTGTGCCACGCGTCAGATTGGCGGTCGCTCTCGACGAAGCCTTTTCTTTTTATTACATGGATAGTCTGGAGGCGTTGAGAGCTGCAGGCGCAGAGCTGCTTTATTTCAGCCCGCTGCGTGATGAGGCGTTGCCCGCCTGTGACGGGCTTTACCTTGGCGGCGGCTATCCTGAGATATTCGCTCGCGAGCTTGAGGCCAATTCATCAATGCGGGCATCGGTTGCGGCGGCTGCGGGTAGCGGTTTGCCCACATATGCTGAATGTGGTGGCCTGGTATATCTTTGTGGGTCTGTTGAAACTGATGGTGCCAGGCACGCCATGGCTGGTGTGTTGCCGATGACCGCGCGGATGACCGGGCGCCGCCAGGCTCTCGGATATGTTGAGGCAACAGCAAGGCGTGGCAATCTGCTGCTGGCGGCAGGCGAGCGGGTGCGCGGGCACGAATTCCACTGGTCGGCTGTCGAGTGGCAGGACGATCGCCTCGCATACGACTGCTTCTCCGGCAGGGAGCAGGCATCCAGGCCCGAGGGCTATGCCGGCGGCAACCTGCTCGCGTCCTACGTACACCTGCATTTTGCGGGAAACAGGGCAGCGGCTGCCAGGTTCATCGATGCCTGTGCCGGCGTGAGGGAGGTGGCTGCCGATGCGACCGCCTGA
- a CDS encoding precorrin-8X methylmutase yields MRPPEPSMFSGDGTAVIVLGHGSKAPAALEVLNWVAKRLAARLQMPVLAASLQFNKPSLEESCRELAEAGARRIVVAPYFLFTGNHMMKDIPGILDQLREELPGTEFILADALGADDLMVEVLARRALAKCGAEEPNGAARQQDVARESSAAARQPDVAGDSSDAADLFASIFNDACGGSCSGSQPIVQHPIETESFEIIDSLLEPDDVEDPGYQVVRRIVHTTGDPSLARAVMLSDSAISAGVAAAGTGAGIYCDVNMAAAGIKPTAEKLGLEVTCLVADPAVAELARSEGVTRGVAAVRLAASSVAGGTAVTAGHGTQTGAVGSGLDGAIAVIGNSPTALFELLRLAAEERIRPALIVGVPVGFVGAAESKEALIESDIPYITLPGNRGGSTIAVAVVNAIMRMSTEQK; encoded by the coding sequence ATGCGACCGCCTGAGCCCTCGATGTTCTCCGGAGATGGAACCGCCGTGATCGTCCTGGGCCACGGCAGCAAGGCTCCCGCTGCCCTCGAGGTTCTCAACTGGGTCGCCAAACGGCTGGCCGCGCGTCTGCAGATGCCGGTGCTGGCAGCCTCGCTGCAGTTCAACAAGCCTTCACTCGAGGAGAGTTGTCGCGAGCTGGCGGAGGCTGGAGCCAGGCGCATCGTGGTGGCTCCCTATTTCCTGTTTACCGGCAACCACATGATGAAAGATATCCCGGGGATACTGGATCAGCTGCGGGAGGAGCTGCCGGGGACGGAATTCATCCTGGCTGACGCCCTGGGTGCGGACGACCTGATGGTGGAAGTGCTCGCCCGGAGGGCGCTGGCGAAGTGTGGGGCGGAGGAGCCGAATGGCGCCGCCCGCCAACAAGATGTCGCCAGAGAATCCAGCGCCGCCGCCCGCCAACCAGATGTCGCCGGAGATTCCAGCGACGCTGCAGACCTTTTCGCATCTATTTTCAACGACGCCTGCGGTGGTTCTTGTAGCGGCTCTCAGCCCATTGTCCAGCATCCCATCGAGACCGAGAGTTTTGAGATCATCGACAGCCTGCTGGAGCCGGACGATGTTGAAGACCCCGGCTACCAGGTTGTGCGGCGCATCGTGCATACGACCGGCGATCCTTCACTCGCGCGCGCGGTGATGCTGTCCGACAGTGCCATCAGCGCCGGGGTGGCCGCAGCCGGCACGGGAGCTGGCATCTATTGCGATGTGAACATGGCCGCCGCCGGTATCAAGCCTACTGCCGAGAAGCTTGGGCTCGAAGTCACGTGCCTGGTGGCCGATCCGGCAGTGGCGGAACTGGCCCGCAGCGAAGGTGTTACCCGGGGTGTCGCTGCGGTGAGGCTTGCGGCCAGCAGTGTGGCAGGAGGCACCGCAGTAACCGCAGGCCACGGCACACAAACTGGCGCGGTAGGCAGTGGCCTCGACGGCGCCATCGCCGTCATCGGCAACTCGCCGACGGCGCTCTTTGAACTGCTGCGGCTGGCAGCTGAGGAAAGGATCCGCCCGGCGCTGATCGTCGGCGTTCCCGTGGGATTCGTCGGTGCCGCCGAGAGCAAGGAAGCCCTGATCGAATCGGACATACCCTATATAACCCTTCCCGGAAACCGGGGTGGCAGCACGATCGCCGTGGCAGTCGTCAACGCCATAATGAGAATGAGTACTGAACAGAAGTGA
- a CDS encoding energy-coupling factor ABC transporter permease, which yields MHIPEGLIPAQQAAAWYAPAAAFVGAGIVSLKRRLAIQPSVRPLVGLMAALIFVISLMPLPVPGLGTVSHPCGTPMAAILLGPLTATVLGSVALLLQALFFAHGGITSWGANIIAMAVGGSFSAYGVFRVSRRAGFGLGISAGVAGLIGDMVTYGITSLQIALALHGDESVMNVWGAAFVSFMPTQLPLAIVEGLFTAGVVVFIANQRAEILEGAVIRP from the coding sequence ATGCACATTCCTGAAGGACTTATACCCGCCCAGCAGGCGGCAGCCTGGTATGCGCCGGCGGCGGCATTCGTGGGCGCCGGGATTGTCAGCCTCAAGCGGCGTCTGGCAATCCAGCCGTCAGTAAGGCCGCTCGTGGGATTGATGGCAGCGCTGATATTTGTTATATCACTGATGCCGCTCCCGGTTCCCGGCCTGGGAACTGTTTCCCATCCCTGCGGAACGCCCATGGCGGCGATTCTGCTGGGACCGCTCACGGCTACCGTGCTCGGTTCTGTGGCGCTGCTTTTGCAGGCGCTTTTCTTTGCCCATGGCGGTATCACCAGTTGGGGCGCAAATATAATCGCCATGGCTGTAGGCGGGTCCTTTTCCGCTTATGGTGTTTTCAGGGTCTCGCGCCGTGCCGGGTTCGGGCTTGGCATTTCTGCCGGCGTCGCCGGACTCATCGGCGACATGGTGACCTATGGCATCACTTCACTGCAGATCGCACTGGCCTTGCATGGTGATGAGTCAGTGATGAATGTCTGGGGCGCGGCCTTTGTCTCATTCATGCCAACCCAGCTACCCCTGGCGATTGTCGAGGGATTGTTCACCGCCGGAGTGGTCGTCTTCATCGCCAACCAGCGGGCTGAGATTCTGGAGGGCGCGGTGATTAGGCCATGA